TGTGCTCGGAAATGACTCTGGCGAGGGGGATTTGACAGCCCAGCTCGTAACCGGACCGGCAAACGGAAGCCTTACTCTCAACCCCGACGGCTCTTTTATCTATACTCCGGGGCCGGGCTATTCAGGAATTGATTCGTTCACTTATAAGGCCGTCTTCGGAGGAGCGGAGAGTAATACGGCGACTGTGAGTATAAGTGTTGACAGGGAATCCAATACCGCGCCGGTCGGTTACCAGGACAGCGCGTCGACCGACTTCAACACGCCGGTAGTCATACCTGTGCTCGAAAACGACGTCGACGCGGATGGAGACCCGCTTAGCGTGGCGGCCATAACCATCCCGCCCCCCAACGGCACGGCTACGATAAACCCCGACAACACCGTGACATTTACGCCGAATCCCGGCTTCAGCGGAAGCGACAGGTTCTATTACAAGGCTACCGACGGCATGGACTTGAGCAACACGACAAGGGTCACGGTCAGCGTGAAATCGAACAAGCTCCCGGTAGCTGTAGTGGACTATGCGACCACCGCAGTCAACACGCCGGTCTTGATAGACGTTGCCGCAAACGATTATGACATCGACGGGACTGTCGTGAAGGAGAGCGTTACGATCCTGAGCAAGCCGGGACGGGGCGGCACGGTTGTAA
This DNA window, taken from Deltaproteobacteria bacterium, encodes the following:
- a CDS encoding tandem-95 repeat protein; its protein translation is VLGNDSGEGDLTAQLVTGPANGSLTLNPDGSFIYTPGPGYSGIDSFTYKAVFGGAESNTATVSISVDRESNTAPVGYQDSASTDFNTPVVIPVLENDVDADGDPLSVAAITIPPPNGTATINPDNTVTFTPNPGFSGSDRFYYKATDGMDLSNTTRVTVSVKSNKLPVAVVDYATTAVNTPVLIDVAANDYDIDGTVVKESVTILSKPGRGGTVVNNKDGTVTFTPAAGFTGFDYFYYNIKDDYGATSKSAKVTVKVAK